In one Bacteroidota bacterium genomic region, the following are encoded:
- a CDS encoding OmpA family protein, with product MRNSKALIIGTLIILFSLNLYSQKRELEKADQAYSIREFDAAKDIYIKVYGKLQSDKVKKAEVTFKIAECYRYTGISKKAESWYKKAIKRKYPDPVIYMYYADMLRMNEKYEEAVVQYKIYKEKVPDDERGAYGEQACELSAEWKNNPTRHIVENMAFFNTKEGDFSPTFAKKDFKIVYFTSSRQGSTGEKISKLTGQYYTDLYQTALDRKGKWSIPTPLVETINSEYDEGASSLNKKANTLFFTRCRFEKNKKLGCQIYSAKKKGVNWDVPTLLNIAPDSVDVKHPSLSADETTLYFTATMPGGYGGRDIWMAKREKKNKPFSEPINLGPEINTKGNEAFPYIHSNGNLYFSSDYHLGMGGLDIFVAEKGEDEKWKISNLQYPINSAKDDFGAIYEGTKDKGFFTSNRRGGKGGDDIYSFMLPPKLFSIEGFVKNEKTDGVILGSKVKIMGDDGFTLEMKTEADGSFKFKLKPEVDYVITAQMEGYLLGKINESTKGLDENKDFYANFTLSPIVKFTEIPLPNIEYGYNKATLRPESMVELDKLVETMEDNPTITIELNSHTDYIGSDDANITLSNKRAQSVVNYLVSKGIASDRMQSKGFGESSPKTVTKDDAVIYPFLKEGDILSEEFIKSIETEEQQLGANQLNRRTSFSILTTDYIPANLPQENIEEQ from the coding sequence ATGAGAAACAGTAAAGCATTGATTATAGGAACATTAATAATATTGTTTTCACTTAATCTGTATTCACAAAAAAGAGAATTAGAAAAAGCCGATCAGGCATACTCTATTCGGGAATTTGATGCAGCAAAAGATATTTATATAAAAGTGTACGGAAAACTTCAAAGCGACAAGGTAAAAAAGGCTGAAGTTACTTTTAAAATTGCCGAATGTTATCGTTATACAGGAATATCAAAAAAAGCAGAATCATGGTATAAAAAAGCAATTAAGAGAAAATATCCCGATCCGGTAATTTATATGTATTACGCAGATATGCTTCGCATGAACGAAAAATATGAGGAAGCAGTTGTTCAGTATAAAATTTACAAAGAGAAAGTTCCTGACGACGAACGAGGAGCATATGGAGAACAGGCTTGTGAACTTTCAGCCGAATGGAAAAATAATCCAACCCGTCATATTGTCGAAAACATGGCTTTTTTTAATACCAAAGAAGGTGATTTTAGTCCCACTTTTGCAAAAAAAGATTTTAAAATTGTATATTTTACATCTTCACGGCAAGGCTCTACCGGCGAAAAAATCAGTAAACTTACCGGACAATATTATACCGACCTATACCAAACTGCACTCGACAGGAAAGGAAAATGGAGTATCCCAACTCCTCTCGTAGAAACTATAAATTCTGAATACGACGAAGGAGCTTCCTCACTAAACAAAAAAGCAAACACATTGTTTTTTACCCGTTGCCGCTTTGAAAAAAATAAAAAACTTGGCTGTCAAATTTATTCTGCCAAAAAGAAAGGTGTAAATTGGGATGTTCCTACATTATTAAATATTGCTCCCGATAGTGTCGATGTGAAACACCCATCGCTATCTGCAGACGAAACAACATTGTATTTCACAGCAACCATGCCCGGAGGATATGGAGGCAGAGATATTTGGATGGCAAAAAGAGAAAAAAAGAATAAACCTTTTAGCGAACCAATAAATTTGGGACCGGAAATCAACACCAAAGGAAACGAAGCTTTTCCATATATTCATTCAAATGGGAACCTATATTTTTCGTCCGATTATCATCTCGGAATGGGTGGACTTGATATTTTTGTTGCAGAAAAAGGAGAAGATGAAAAATGGAAAATATCAAATCTACAATATCCTATAAATTCTGCAAAAGACGATTTTGGAGCAATTTATGAAGGAACTAAAGATAAAGGATTTTTCACATCGAATCGTAGAGGTGGAAAAGGTGGAGACGACATATATTCATTTATGCTTCCACCAAAACTTTTTTCTATTGAAGGTTTTGTGAAAAATGAAAAAACCGATGGAGTAATTTTGGGCTCGAAAGTAAAAATTATGGGCGATGACGGTTTTACACTCGAAATGAAAACAGAAGCAGATGGTTCATTCAAATTTAAGCTTAAACCTGAAGTTGACTATGTGATTACTGCACAAATGGAAGGATATTTATTGGGGAAAATTAACGAATCGACAAAAGGTCTTGACGAAAATAAAGATTTTTATGCAAATTTTACACTTTCTCCTATAGTGAAATTTACGGAAATTCCCCTTCCAAATATCGAATACGGTTATAATAAAGCAACACTCCGACCAGAATCTATGGTTGAATTAGATAAACTTGTTGAAACTATGGAAGATAATCCAACTATTACAATAGAATTAAATTCTCATACAGATTATATTGGTAGTGATGATGCCAATATAACTCTATCTAATAAGAGAGCTCAATCTGTAGTAAATTACTTGGTATCAAAAGGAATAGCTTCTGACAGAATGCAATCTAAAGGTTTTGGAGAATCGAGTCCAAAAACTGTAACCAAAGATGATGCTGTCATTTATCCTTTCCTAAAAGAAGGCGATATTTTAAGCGAAGAATTTATTAAATCTATCGAAACTGAGGAACAACAACTTGGTGCAAATCAGCTAAATAGAAGAACATCATTTAGCATTTTAACAACCGATTACATCCCAGCAAACCTTCCTCAAGAAAATATTGAAGAACAATAA
- the prfA gene encoding peptide chain release factor 1, whose amino-acid sequence MIIEKLEGIKTRYEEVEELISSPEIMQNMKRYILLNKEFKSLKPIIKAHKDYKNIIDNISSTKSLLSKEKDEEMREMAKMELDDLQKNKIVLEEEIKILLLPANPEDDKNAFLEIRAGTGGDEASIFAGDLYRMYVKYCDSRKWKIENVRISEGTVGGYKEIVLKITGEGSYGILKYESGVHRVQRVPKTETQGRVHTSAASVAVLPEADQFDVVIKPEDIRKDTYCSSGPGGQSVNTTYSAVRLTHTPSGIVVTCQDQKSQLKNLDKAMAELRTRLYNVEHQKHLDKISSKRKTMVSTGDRSAKIRTYNWPQGRVTDHRISLTMYNLQAIVDGDIQELIDKLQVAENAERLKDSGIS is encoded by the coding sequence ATGATAATTGAAAAACTCGAAGGAATAAAAACAAGATACGAAGAAGTTGAAGAGCTGATAAGTTCGCCGGAAATAATGCAGAATATGAAGAGATATATTCTGCTGAACAAAGAATTTAAGAGCCTAAAACCAATAATTAAAGCACACAAAGATTATAAAAACATTATTGACAATATCAGTTCCACCAAAAGTTTACTTTCGAAAGAAAAAGACGAGGAGATGCGAGAGATGGCAAAAATGGAGCTCGACGACCTACAAAAGAATAAAATAGTTCTTGAAGAAGAAATAAAAATTCTGCTATTGCCAGCCAATCCAGAAGATGACAAGAATGCTTTTCTGGAAATTCGTGCCGGAACAGGAGGAGACGAAGCAAGTATTTTTGCAGGAGATTTATACAGAATGTATGTGAAATATTGCGACTCGCGAAAATGGAAAATTGAGAATGTACGAATTTCAGAAGGAACAGTGGGCGGATATAAAGAAATTGTTTTGAAAATCACCGGCGAAGGTTCATACGGAATTTTAAAGTATGAATCCGGTGTCCATCGCGTTCAGCGAGTTCCAAAAACCGAGACCCAAGGCAGAGTTCATACATCTGCAGCTTCTGTAGCTGTTTTGCCCGAAGCCGACCAATTCGATGTCGTAATTAAACCAGAGGATATTCGTAAAGATACATATTGCTCATCAGGTCCCGGAGGACAGTCAGTAAACACCACATATTCAGCGGTTAGGCTAACTCATACTCCGAGCGGTATAGTTGTTACTTGTCAAGACCAGAAATCTCAATTAAAAAATCTTGACAAAGCAATGGCAGAACTTCGTACTCGATTATATAATGTTGAACATCAAAAGCATTTAGATAAAATTTCGTCGAAAAGAAAAACTATGGTTTCTACTGGCGATAGATCTGCAAAAATCAGAACATATAATTGGCCACAAGGGAGAGTTACCGACCATAGAATTAGCCTGACTATGTATAATTTACAAGCAATAGTAGATGGAGATATTCAGGAATTAATTGACAAACTTCAAGTTGCTGAAAATGCTGAAAGACTAAAAGATAGTGGCATCAGCTAA
- the pyrF gene encoding orotidine-5'-phosphate decarboxylase — protein MKRENLYRSIIAKKSFLCIGLDSDVNKIPKHLLKFSDPIFEFNKQIIDATHDLAIAYKPNIAFYESEGSAGWESLSKTAFYIKNNYPEIFLIADAKRGDIGNTSKMYAKAFFENMPFDAITVAPYMGKDSIQPFLSYENKWVIILALTSNSGAFDFQMLDTNNEKLFNQVLSISKTWGSEENIMYVVGATKSEHLKTIRKNIPEHFLLIPGIGAQGGSLEAVFENGKNKSCGLIVNSSRNIIFAKSDENFAEFARANALKVKKLMENLLCN, from the coding sequence ATGAAAAGAGAAAATTTATATCGAAGCATTATTGCAAAAAAAAGTTTTTTGTGCATAGGATTAGATTCTGATGTAAATAAAATTCCAAAGCATCTATTGAAATTTTCCGACCCAATATTCGAATTTAATAAACAGATAATAGATGCTACTCACGATTTAGCTATAGCATACAAACCCAATATTGCATTTTATGAAAGTGAAGGATCGGCAGGCTGGGAAAGTCTTTCAAAAACAGCTTTCTATATAAAAAACAATTATCCGGAGATATTTTTAATTGCAGACGCAAAAAGAGGCGACATTGGAAATACATCGAAAATGTATGCAAAAGCATTCTTTGAAAATATGCCATTCGATGCAATTACTGTTGCTCCATATATGGGAAAAGATTCGATTCAACCTTTTTTGTCTTATGAAAATAAATGGGTAATTATTTTGGCACTCACCTCAAACTCAGGAGCTTTCGATTTTCAAATGTTAGACACAAATAATGAAAAATTATTTAATCAGGTTCTCTCAATTTCGAAAACATGGGGCTCTGAAGAAAATATTATGTATGTGGTTGGAGCAACAAAATCGGAACATTTAAAAACAATAAGAAAAAACATACCGGAGCATTTTTTATTGATTCCCGGAATTGGTGCTCAAGGCGGAAGTTTAGAAGCAGTGTTTGAAAATGGCAAAAATAAATCCTGTGGATTAATTGTAAACTCTTCAAGAAATATTATCTTTGCGAAAAGTGATGAAAATTTTGCCGAATTTGCGAGAGCAAATGCTTTGAAGGTGAAAAAGTTGATGGAAAATTTATTGTGTAATTAA
- a CDS encoding TolC family protein, with protein sequence MLRIKNLIFILFISANIFSQQNLSLSEAIIKSLENNYQVQISELNLEIAKNNNSWGQAGRYPSLAFSLAQTNRFDDAPSQTGTGNDQYSSNMIMPGIQLNWILFNGFSISLNKKNLQLLEDMTEENFSIVVENTIQAVVLAYYNVLVENEKLDILQEVKSLSKDRYDYLLAKKELGNSVTYEVLQAKNSFLSDSSNVLLQSLNLKNAKMNLNLLLGESIETNYSLTNNLEIPTEDYEISDLTSKMFANNKNLRNQYINQKILRNNISLKKSSLYPTISLSSGYDRLNSAIKYEGLDRMTSNSYDYYANFALSYNLFNGGNVKRAIKNARIEQEIGDIQLEEIKNSLSIQLINTFEFYNIRKQLYLVSEESMKAAELNLQISNEKFKSGAINSFNFRDVQLIYQNTAINKLEAIYNLIDSKTELLRLTSGIISVYK encoded by the coding sequence ATGTTAAGAATAAAAAACCTTATTTTCATCCTGTTCATCTCAGCGAATATATTTTCCCAACAAAACCTGTCGCTGTCCGAGGCAATTATAAAAAGTTTAGAAAATAATTATCAGGTACAAATTTCGGAATTGAATTTAGAAATTGCAAAAAATAACAATTCGTGGGGACAGGCCGGCAGATATCCAAGTCTGGCATTTAGTCTGGCTCAAACAAACCGTTTCGACGATGCTCCAAGCCAAACCGGTACAGGCAACGATCAATATTCGTCGAATATGATTATGCCCGGCATTCAGTTAAACTGGATTTTATTCAATGGATTTTCAATAAGTCTGAACAAAAAAAATCTGCAATTGCTTGAAGATATGACCGAAGAGAATTTTTCCATTGTAGTTGAAAATACAATTCAAGCAGTAGTTTTGGCATATTATAATGTGCTTGTAGAAAATGAGAAACTGGATATTTTGCAAGAAGTAAAAAGTTTGTCGAAAGACAGATATGATTATTTGCTCGCAAAAAAGGAGTTAGGAAATTCGGTTACATATGAAGTTTTGCAGGCAAAAAACTCATTTTTGAGCGATTCGTCTAATGTTTTGCTGCAAAGTCTGAATTTGAAAAATGCAAAAATGAACCTGAATTTATTGCTTGGAGAATCAATTGAAACTAATTATTCTTTAACTAATAATTTAGAAATTCCGACTGAGGATTACGAAATTTCTGACCTTACATCAAAAATGTTTGCCAATAACAAAAACTTGAGAAATCAATATATAAATCAAAAAATCCTTAGAAATAATATTTCTCTAAAGAAAAGTTCACTTTATCCTACAATTTCTTTAAGCTCGGGCTACGATCGTTTAAATTCAGCTATAAAATATGAAGGATTGGACAGAATGACCAGTAATTCTTACGATTATTATGCAAACTTTGCTTTAAGTTACAATTTGTTTAATGGCGGAAATGTAAAAAGAGCCATCAAAAATGCACGAATTGAGCAAGAAATTGGCGATATTCAACTTGAGGAAATAAAAAATAGTTTAAGTATTCAGCTAATAAATACTTTCGAGTTTTATAATATTCGCAAACAACTGTATTTAGTTTCTGAAGAAAGCATGAAAGCAGCAGAGTTGAATCTTCAAATCTCTAATGAAAAATTTAAATCAGGAGCAATAAATTCGTTTAACTTTCGCGATGTACAGCTTATTTATCAAAATACTGCAATCAATAAATTGGAAGCCATTTACAATTTGATTGATTCTAAAACCGAACTTCTTCGATTGACCTCGGGCATTATTTCCGTTTATAAATAG
- a CDS encoding NUDIX domain-containing protein, which yields MQKYKVFFNSRIVYLSQTKLKNIDQYYKFENKEKLFEEIEIFILNEKMNSLNVIGNDLENLFENFKSYFSEIEAAGGIVKNEKDEILFIFRLAKWDLPKGKIENNETPERAAIREVEEECGISNLRISSKLQNSYHIYFLKAKYILKKTYWFEMEYSGNENLIPQTEEDITDARWFNKKMTQTVLDNTYDSLIDIIKEATKGK from the coding sequence ATGCAAAAGTATAAAGTTTTTTTTAACAGTAGAATCGTTTATTTAAGCCAAACCAAACTTAAAAACATTGATCAATATTACAAATTCGAAAACAAAGAGAAACTATTCGAAGAAATAGAAATATTCATTTTAAATGAAAAAATGAATTCCTTGAATGTTATCGGCAACGATTTAGAAAACCTTTTTGAGAATTTTAAATCATATTTTTCAGAAATCGAAGCTGCCGGAGGTATAGTCAAAAATGAAAAAGACGAAATTCTTTTCATTTTCAGATTAGCAAAATGGGATCTTCCGAAAGGAAAAATTGAAAATAATGAAACTCCTGAACGTGCCGCTATTCGTGAAGTTGAAGAAGAATGCGGAATTTCAAATCTCCGAATAAGCTCTAAATTACAAAACAGTTATCATATATATTTCCTGAAAGCTAAGTACATTTTAAAAAAAACATACTGGTTTGAAATGGAATATTCTGGCAATGAAAACTTAATCCCGCAAACTGAAGAAGACATCACAGATGCACGCTGGTTCAACAAAAAAATGACGCAGACAGTTTTAGACAACACTTATGATTCCTTAATAGACATAATAAAAGAGGCTACAAAAGGCAAATAA
- a CDS encoding ketoacyl-ACP synthase III, whose translation MNNNIYSVITGSGNYIPPKTIKNEDFLNNEFYEADGSKIEKPTQEIIDKFLQITTIAERRYVSDDLLTSDIAYFSAIEAIKSADIDKEELDYIIVAHNFGDVKTENKRLDIVPSIAARVKHKLEIENPYTVAYDIPFGCPGWLQGIIQANYFIKSGDAKKILVIGADILSRVSDPHDRDSMLYADGAGATILESRKSENPIGILAHKTRSDTFLYSKMLYMGKSYNPDIENKYDIYLKMNGRKLYQYALEHVPQAIKDCLEKSNIHISEIKKVLIHQANGKMDDAILKRLYKLYEITDIPENVMPMTISWLGNSSVATVPTLYDLIIKGNLDQHEINNGDTIVFASVGAGMNINVMIYKV comes from the coding sequence ATGAACAATAATATTTACAGTGTAATTACAGGTTCGGGAAATTATATACCACCAAAAACTATAAAAAATGAAGATTTTTTAAATAATGAATTTTACGAAGCTGATGGTAGTAAAATAGAAAAACCCACTCAGGAAATAATCGACAAATTTCTGCAAATTACAACCATTGCCGAGAGACGGTATGTTTCTGACGATTTATTAACTTCCGACATAGCTTATTTTTCAGCTATTGAAGCTATTAAATCTGCCGATATTGATAAAGAAGAATTAGATTATATTATTGTTGCTCACAATTTTGGCGATGTAAAAACCGAAAATAAAAGATTAGATATTGTACCAAGTATTGCGGCTCGGGTAAAACACAAATTAGAAATTGAAAACCCATATACCGTAGCATATGATATCCCTTTTGGCTGCCCGGGTTGGTTGCAAGGAATTATTCAGGCTAATTATTTTATTAAATCCGGCGATGCTAAAAAAATACTTGTAATTGGTGCAGATATTTTATCAAGAGTTTCTGACCCTCACGACCGAGACAGTATGTTGTATGCCGATGGTGCAGGGGCAACTATTTTAGAATCAAGAAAAAGCGAAAATCCAATTGGGATATTAGCTCACAAAACACGTTCCGATACCTTCTTGTACTCGAAAATGTTGTATATGGGCAAATCATATAATCCTGACATTGAAAATAAATATGATATTTATTTAAAAATGAATGGAAGAAAACTTTATCAATATGCTCTTGAACATGTTCCGCAAGCAATAAAAGATTGTCTTGAAAAATCCAACATTCATATTAGTGAGATAAAAAAAGTGCTTATCCACCAAGCAAATGGAAAAATGGACGATGCAATTTTAAAAAGACTTTATAAACTTTATGAAATTACTGATATTCCTGAAAATGTTATGCCAATGACAATTTCGTGGTTAGGAAATTCATCTGTTGCCACAGTACCAACTTTGTACGATTTGATTATAAAAGGAAATTTAGACCAGCATGAAATCAACAATGGTGATACTATTGTTTTTGCCTCAGTAGGTGCCGGCATGAATATTAATGTGATGATATATAAAGTCTAA
- a CDS encoding tetratricopeptide repeat protein — translation MKKFYFLFVGLLLSFSLAFHSNIYSQKKGKHSKKVEIGESIKISSKILDEDRVLLISKPINSQMFDYKYPVIYLLDGESHFRHVASLVHYLASHGVIPNMLVVGIRNVNRDRDFTPTSIEKIKTTGGADKFLDFLADELIPYIDKNFNTEPYRILVGHSLGGVFASYTLLKKPELFNSYMAISPYLAFDNDFVVNMTQEKLPESFANMTNFFMTLADEKSYLPSIEQYKSIIHKKNPKNLNFNFKSFEDESHMTTPHISFYYGIKSIFEKWQFSEETYAKGLPAIKEHYKKLSAALGYNVEIPEDVLNMLGYNELYKNKNTDKALEIFEMNAQKYPNSWNVYDSLAEAYLMKTEKEKAMKYYKKSLKLNPDNENAEKMLKKLK, via the coding sequence ATGAAAAAGTTTTATTTTTTGTTCGTAGGATTGTTGTTAAGTTTTAGCCTTGCTTTTCATAGTAATATTTATTCTCAAAAAAAAGGCAAACACAGCAAGAAAGTTGAAATTGGAGAATCAATAAAAATTTCATCGAAAATCCTTGACGAGGACAGGGTTTTACTTATTAGTAAACCCATTAATTCACAAATGTTCGATTACAAATATCCGGTAATTTATTTGTTAGATGGCGAATCGCATTTTAGGCATGTTGCGAGTTTGGTGCATTATTTGGCATCGCACGGAGTAATTCCGAATATGTTGGTTGTAGGAATTAGAAATGTAAACAGAGATCGTGATTTTACTCCAACATCTATCGAAAAAATAAAAACTACTGGTGGTGCCGATAAGTTTTTAGATTTTCTTGCCGATGAATTGATACCATATATCGACAAAAATTTCAATACAGAGCCATACAGAATTCTTGTCGGGCATTCGCTTGGTGGCGTTTTTGCAAGCTATACTTTGCTGAAAAAGCCCGAATTATTTAATTCTTATATGGCAATCAGCCCTTATCTTGCGTTCGACAACGATTTTGTGGTGAATATGACACAGGAAAAACTACCCGAAAGTTTTGCAAACATGACTAACTTTTTCATGACACTTGCAGATGAAAAATCATACCTGCCTTCAATTGAACAATATAAGTCAATAATTCACAAAAAAAATCCGAAAAATCTAAATTTCAATTTTAAAAGTTTCGAAGACGAAAGTCATATGACTACTCCACACATAAGTTTTTATTATGGAATAAAAAGCATTTTCGAGAAATGGCAATTTTCTGAAGAAACATATGCCAAAGGATTGCCAGCCATAAAAGAGCATTATAAAAAGCTTTCAGCGGCTTTAGGCTACAATGTCGAAATTCCTGAAGACGTTTTAAACATGCTGGGATACAACGAATTATACAAAAACAAAAATACTGATAAGGCTTTGGAAATTTTTGAAATGAATGCCCAGAAATATCCCAATTCTTGGAATGTTTACGACAGCCTTGCTGAAGCTTACTTGATGAAAACTGAAAAGGAAAAAGCGATGAAATATTATAAAAAATCGCTGAAATTAAATCCCGACAACGAAAATGCTGAAAAAATGCTGAAAAAGCTTAAGTAG
- a CDS encoding phosphoribosylformylglycinamidine cyclo-ligase yields the protein MSSKSRYENRGVSASKEDVHNAIKKIDKGLFPKAFCKVIPDILGGDPDYCNIMHADGAGTKSSLAYIYWKETGDLSVWKGIAQDAIIMNIDDLLCVGATENILLSSTIGRNKNLISGEVISEIINGTEEIIEELRKLNISIFSTGGETADVGDLVRTIIVDSTVICRMPKKEIISNEKIADGDVIVGFSSSGQASYENEYNSGMGSNGLTSARHDVFSKLVSKKFPESYDQNIPEDLAYSGKYFLTDEITKLETTIGKLVLSPTRTYAPLIKSILKKHRQNIHGMIHCSGGAQTKILNFVENLHIIKNNMFEIPPLFEIIQQQSETEWKEMYKVFNMGHRFEIYLPEKFANDIIEISKSFNIDAKIVGHCEKNVGKKLSIISEKGKFTYT from the coding sequence ATGTCTTCAAAATCAAGATATGAAAACAGAGGGGTTTCGGCTTCAAAAGAAGATGTACATAATGCTATCAAAAAAATCGACAAAGGACTTTTTCCTAAAGCGTTTTGCAAAGTAATTCCGGACATTCTTGGTGGCGACCCCGATTACTGCAATATTATGCATGCCGATGGAGCCGGCACAAAATCTTCTCTGGCATATATTTATTGGAAAGAAACCGGAGACCTTTCTGTTTGGAAAGGAATTGCACAGGATGCAATTATTATGAATATTGACGATTTGCTATGCGTTGGAGCCACCGAAAATATTTTACTGTCTTCAACAATTGGAAGAAATAAAAACCTAATCTCGGGAGAAGTAATTTCTGAAATTATAAATGGAACCGAAGAAATTATTGAAGAGCTTAGAAAACTTAACATTTCAATTTTTTCAACAGGTGGCGAAACTGCAGATGTTGGCGATTTGGTTCGTACAATAATTGTTGATTCTACAGTAATTTGCCGAATGCCGAAAAAAGAAATTATTTCAAATGAAAAAATAGCTGATGGAGATGTGATTGTAGGATTTTCTTCGAGCGGACAAGCAAGCTACGAAAATGAGTATAATTCCGGAATGGGCAGCAATGGTTTAACTTCTGCAAGGCACGATGTTTTTTCAAAATTAGTTTCAAAGAAGTTTCCGGAGAGTTACGACCAGAATATTCCAGAAGATTTAGCATATTCCGGCAAATATTTTCTTACCGATGAAATTACTAAATTGGAGACAACTATCGGAAAATTAGTTCTTTCGCCAACTCGAACATATGCACCACTTATAAAATCTATTTTGAAAAAGCATAGACAAAATATTCACGGGATGATACATTGCTCGGGTGGAGCTCAAACAAAGATTTTAAACTTCGTTGAAAATTTGCATATAATTAAAAACAATATGTTTGAAATACCACCTCTTTTTGAAATTATTCAGCAACAATCTGAAACTGAGTGGAAAGAAATGTACAAAGTTTTCAATATGGGGCATAGATTTGAAATTTATTTACCAGAAAAATTTGCCAATGATATAATAGAAATTTCAAAATCATTTAATATCGATGCAAAAATTGTTGGGCACTGCGAAAAAAATGTGGGTAAAAAACTTTCCATCATTAGCGAAAAAGGAAAGTTTACATATACATAG
- a CDS encoding orotate phosphoribosyltransferase: MENLEKQIAEHLLQIKAIKLQPSNPFIWASGWKSPIYCDNRKTLSFTSTRNLIKEQFAKIISEKYPDADVIAGVATGAIATGALVADYLNLPFVYVRSSTKKHGLENLVEGHIVEGQKVVVIEDLISTGGSSLKAVEALRKAGCEILGLLAIFSYGFEIAKQNFLNSNCQLTTLCNYNAMIDTALETEFISENQIETLKEWRNNPSEWQ, translated from the coding sequence ATGGAAAATTTAGAAAAACAAATTGCTGAACATTTATTGCAAATTAAAGCAATAAAATTGCAACCTTCAAACCCTTTTATTTGGGCATCGGGCTGGAAATCGCCAATTTATTGCGACAACCGAAAAACTTTATCTTTTACAAGTACAAGAAATTTAATTAAAGAGCAATTCGCAAAGATTATTTCTGAAAAATATCCTGATGCTGATGTGATTGCAGGAGTCGCAACCGGGGCAATAGCAACCGGGGCTTTAGTAGCAGATTATTTGAATTTGCCTTTTGTTTATGTCCGGTCTTCAACCAAAAAACATGGTTTAGAAAATCTTGTCGAGGGGCATATAGTTGAAGGACAGAAGGTTGTGGTGATAGAGGATTTGATATCGACCGGAGGTAGTAGCCTAAAAGCTGTGGAAGCTCTGAGAAAAGCTGGTTGCGAGATTTTAGGATTATTAGCAATTTTTTCATATGGTTTTGAAATTGCAAAACAAAATTTCTTAAATTCTAATTGCCAATTGACTACTTTATGCAACTACAATGCAATGATTGATACAGCTTTAGAAACTGAATTTATTTCTGAAAATCAGATTGAAACATTGAAAGAATGGAGAAATAATCCTTCTGAATGGCAGTAG